A window from Pokkaliibacter sp. MBI-7 encodes these proteins:
- a CDS encoding LysM peptidoglycan-binding domain-containing protein produces the protein MLRDMGDMRFEAGDDDSDFYVIQARDTLSELAKTLGISTAELAELNTDTVRDINLIYTDRKLKVPKRLTLPAPGSTPLPAPIPLDPKKTVCDINGDYVDVVYFPGVPGAKGKVKSAWYALTQAAVDAFAKEEKLLDDAIKDYRAAPTEANREQALKEMEKLGLLEAFKPFHLAFLMPDEKTRQAYIDVEIALLLVQDTCNNQQYQRELPKALEKKYQDTQHLPDAALRYTREQYWQHYARQLQNTLNHFEKIALQNGKQYGLVKFQNKIVPVEDPKRYELLGTIDSQRQRIYRVLDNQETDGSLSRNAREYVALWRQKGETYRNDAYRAFSDALFHGFRQLKVDQQMCNGWVQLAEAAYQLNMLGVVIPEQVLNESELFWMPECLSGAWTALDGGTAALEIMPLYDLLDKANIHDVSDPASRNATSTSIEEAAGRMEKGALQPVLTFGYYHCQRLLGSVDALLKTQSSRFQQTIGIAAPSDYLRPALILKYLLRQRLDDLQQIAQQRVLNGQLDARCFRNTKDAAAAHDTNGRVQLLWAQSEWQAREVKNVNPRTGAFRFNSEYAVVVEGYRVSTGAKMHFVRNSWLTTLLTADQSNNSTPAAPQTVCQGQMLLLCAYDNQGRKAPATTDEDAIHRLPKTWRIDLKHTLAHVQEQAGAQSTVHIPYNALFDQYICAKVASAEYLTLIDGNYYSCTLDAQFMRYPQTEMKWESLGKQLYEAAVLPEVQNTESAQSPGTYRFSAECKWEPLKAQVTWKAMFPATEDNQQVSISYEVYQWDAQGKRQKEAAVRVYPMGKLKIAFEATLGGYAGASLALSSQVHVDRDNVGHIGMSGNNPVTASQIQPGWRLASQNTPMRVRQQQAGDVVTQRTHDNSKSADLSSDKSASPQGALGQDAAKKGLAEVKINLFGGLDVGGSLSAKLLWAPPAPPGTTQKEEWLTLAGISAEAKLALGAGIAGEFVITCYKGRFVILLSARFVWVAGGTGKFSFEVDISSILRFVRLFLSLLARSDFRRITAIQMGSAAIGNASSQGSTDADSDSAFSVMSNLLIVSLITGLRVTEAFLLPFDALITVVRQRLVADQAPRIARYILGRRGDGGNREDWFDNLLPEVKGRIIHVLLHKATPSAGEVLGSVLEDFGYDDKANLDNIYQRAAIMEMLGWVTNESPLAGERQFLETLSRCNEEGALTDDQFWHYQAFGDNWMRVYDYFKSLKDLDDDMAPAIIARLNAGKSPRDEDYEKPIIIPNADTGKDRIDQLLQHRIRFSNHFKNDYRYFKYREENSNEYTGYDYDYNTGQLVPYVYAYRLVYSAMNKITLPIAQRLALLGLPEDATEADPRELEIKKDSIYGM, from the coding sequence AAACTGCTCGACGATGCCATTAAAGACTACCGTGCAGCACCGACTGAAGCGAATCGCGAGCAGGCACTGAAAGAGATGGAAAAACTGGGCTTGCTGGAAGCCTTCAAGCCGTTCCATCTGGCATTCCTGATGCCCGATGAAAAGACCCGGCAAGCCTATATCGACGTCGAAATAGCGCTGTTACTGGTCCAGGACACCTGCAACAACCAGCAATATCAGCGGGAACTGCCCAAAGCGCTGGAGAAAAAGTATCAGGATACCCAGCATCTGCCCGATGCTGCCCTGCGTTATACCCGCGAACAGTACTGGCAACATTACGCCAGGCAACTGCAAAACACCCTCAACCACTTTGAAAAGATCGCCCTGCAGAACGGTAAACAGTACGGGCTGGTCAAGTTCCAAAACAAAATCGTTCCGGTGGAAGACCCAAAGCGCTACGAGCTGCTGGGCACCATCGACAGCCAGCGCCAGCGCATCTACCGCGTCCTCGATAATCAGGAGACCGACGGCAGCCTGAGCCGCAATGCCCGGGAATACGTGGCGCTATGGCGCCAGAAAGGGGAAACCTATCGCAATGACGCCTACCGGGCATTCAGCGATGCGCTGTTTCACGGGTTTCGCCAGCTCAAAGTCGACCAGCAGATGTGCAACGGCTGGGTTCAGCTGGCCGAGGCGGCCTATCAGCTCAATATGCTGGGAGTGGTGATTCCGGAGCAGGTACTCAACGAAAGCGAACTGTTCTGGATGCCTGAATGCCTGTCTGGCGCCTGGACTGCCCTCGATGGCGGCACGGCGGCCCTTGAGATCATGCCGCTGTATGACCTGCTGGATAAAGCCAATATCCATGATGTGAGTGACCCTGCCTCACGGAATGCCACCTCGACCAGCATAGAAGAGGCCGCCGGGCGGATGGAAAAAGGCGCCCTGCAACCGGTTTTGACCTTTGGCTACTACCACTGCCAGCGCCTGCTCGGCAGTGTGGATGCACTGCTGAAAACACAAAGCAGTCGCTTCCAGCAGACCATCGGTATCGCCGCCCCCAGCGACTATCTGCGCCCGGCACTCATCCTCAAGTATCTGCTCAGGCAACGACTGGATGACTTACAGCAGATTGCTCAACAGCGGGTGCTCAACGGCCAGCTGGATGCCCGCTGCTTTCGTAATACCAAGGATGCCGCCGCCGCCCACGATACCAATGGCCGGGTGCAACTGCTCTGGGCGCAAAGCGAATGGCAGGCGCGTGAGGTGAAAAACGTCAACCCCCGTACCGGCGCCTTTCGCTTCAACAGCGAGTATGCCGTGGTGGTGGAGGGCTATCGCGTCAGTACCGGTGCCAAAATGCACTTTGTACGCAACAGCTGGCTGACGACCCTGCTCACCGCTGACCAGAGCAACAACAGCACCCCCGCCGCACCACAAACCGTGTGCCAGGGCCAGATGCTGCTCCTCTGCGCCTATGACAACCAGGGCCGCAAAGCCCCTGCGACGACCGATGAGGACGCTATCCACCGGCTGCCCAAAACGTGGCGTATTGATCTGAAGCACACCCTCGCTCACGTTCAGGAGCAGGCCGGGGCGCAGTCGACCGTTCATATCCCCTACAACGCCCTGTTTGATCAGTACATCTGCGCCAAGGTGGCCTCAGCCGAGTACCTCACGCTGATTGATGGCAACTACTACAGTTGCACGCTGGATGCCCAGTTTATGCGTTACCCGCAGACGGAAATGAAATGGGAAAGCCTCGGCAAGCAGCTCTACGAGGCCGCCGTGCTGCCCGAGGTGCAGAATACCGAGAGCGCCCAGTCGCCCGGCACCTACCGCTTTAGCGCCGAATGCAAATGGGAGCCCCTCAAGGCGCAGGTGACCTGGAAGGCGATGTTCCCCGCTACCGAGGACAACCAGCAGGTCAGCATCAGCTACGAGGTCTACCAGTGGGATGCACAGGGTAAACGCCAGAAGGAGGCCGCCGTCAGGGTCTACCCCATGGGCAAGCTCAAGATCGCCTTTGAGGCGACCCTCGGCGGGTATGCCGGGGCCAGCCTGGCGCTCTCCAGCCAGGTGCATGTTGACCGGGATAACGTCGGCCATATCGGTATGAGCGGCAATAATCCGGTGACCGCCAGCCAGATACAGCCGGGCTGGCGACTGGCCTCACAAAACACCCCCATGCGCGTACGCCAGCAGCAGGCAGGCGATGTCGTCACCCAGAGAACCCATGACAACAGTAAGAGCGCGGACCTCAGCAGCGATAAAAGCGCCTCCCCTCAGGGCGCACTGGGCCAGGACGCCGCCAAAAAGGGGCTGGCAGAGGTCAAGATCAATCTGTTTGGCGGGCTCGATGTCGGCGGCAGCCTCAGTGCCAAACTGCTGTGGGCACCGCCTGCCCCACCCGGCACAACACAGAAAGAGGAGTGGCTGACCCTAGCGGGCATCAGTGCGGAGGCCAAACTGGCTCTGGGTGCGGGCATCGCCGGGGAGTTCGTCATCACCTGCTACAAAGGCCGCTTTGTGATTTTGCTGTCCGCACGCTTTGTGTGGGTGGCCGGAGGCACCGGCAAATTCAGCTTTGAAGTGGACATCAGCAGCATTCTGCGCTTTGTCCGGCTGTTCCTGAGCCTGCTGGCGCGCAGTGATTTTCGCCGTATTACCGCCATTCAGATGGGCAGCGCCGCCATCGGCAACGCCAGCAGTCAGGGCAGCACCGATGCCGACAGTGACAGCGCCTTCAGCGTGATGAGCAACCTGCTGATCGTCTCGCTGATTACCGGCCTGCGCGTCACCGAGGCCTTTCTGCTGCCGTTTGATGCCCTGATCACCGTGGTCAGACAGCGGCTGGTGGCCGATCAGGCACCGCGTATCGCCCGCTATATTCTGGGCCGTCGTGGTGATGGCGGTAACCGGGAAGACTGGTTTGATAACCTGCTGCCCGAGGTCAAGGGCCGTATTATCCACGTGCTGCTGCACAAGGCCACACCGTCTGCCGGGGAGGTACTGGGGTCCGTATTGGAAGACTTCGGTTACGACGATAAAGCCAATCTGGACAATATCTACCAGCGTGCTGCCATTATGGAAATGCTGGGGTGGGTGACCAACGAATCACCGCTGGCGGGGGAACGGCAGTTTCTGGAAACCCTGTCGCGCTGCAACGAGGAAGGCGCCTTAACCGATGACCAGTTCTGGCACTATCAGGCCTTTGGCGATAACTGGATGCGGGTTTATGACTATTTTAAATCGCTAAAAGACCTCGATGACGATATGGCACCTGCGATTATTGCCCGGCTGAATGCAGGCAAAAGCCCCAGAGATGAAGATTATGAAAAGCCTATCATTATACCTAATGCTGATACCGGAAAAGACAGAATAGATCAGCTTCTTCAGCACCGAATTCGATTTAGCAATCATTTTAAAAACGACTACCGCTACTTTAAATATCGGGAGGAAAATTCTAATGAATATACCGGCTACGATTACGACTATAATACCGGGCAATTAGTACCCTATGTATATGCCTACCGGCTGGTCTACAGCGCAATGAATAAAATCACTTTACCTATTGCCCAGCGCCTAGCCCTGCTTGGATTACCTGAGGATGCCACAGAAGCAGATCCACGGGAGCTGGAAATCAAAAAGGACTCAATTTATGGAATGTAA